The genomic DNA GGTCGGCAGGATCGGGCAGCTGAGGACCATGCCTCGGCTATCGATGAGCATCACATGGCCGGTCTTGCCGAACCGGATGGGGTGGGTCGAGGGAGAGAAGAACTCCTTGGCATCGATGACCCGGTGGAGCACGCCCACCACTTCATACCGAAGGCTGTCCATGACCGGCAGGGAAATGCTGAAGACATAGGCATTGGCCTGTTCGTCGAAGTGAAGATCTTCGATGTAGAGCTGGCCGACTCCTCTGTTGAACGAGCCTTTCCACCAGGGACTGTCGGCATGGGAGAAGCCGGGTTTGGTCGTCAGGGCGGCAAAGAGGTTTCCCTGCACATCCGTGATGAACAGCTTCTTGGTGGCGGCGCGCACGACCTGCGGCAGGAGTTGGTCCGGTTCGCTCTGCGAGCCGGCGTAAAAACCTTGCAAGAGAAGGGCGGTGGAATTTCCCGTGATCGCTTTGATCGCAGCCGGGTCTCTTGCCGCCCAGCGGGCCCGTTGTTGCACGAGAGTCGGCAACGTAGCGTTCTGATCGGAGGCGTGGAGCGCGTCGCGACGGTGTTCCAGCGCACGCACGATATCCGGGTGGACCGCGATGCGGGAGGTCCTGGCCACCTCCTCCGCCACGAGGAGGTCTAATTTGCGGGCCGCCTCCGTGGCCAGCGCCTGAAAGCTTTCCCCGCTGACGACCTGGATTTCTTTCGATCCTTGGAGGAAGGCCAGGCTGAGGCCGAGCAGGAGGGGAACCACGCCGACCATCAGCATGGAGACGATGAGCTTACGTTTCAGGCCCCACCCGAGGGCCTTCGAGAAGGAGCGCGATGTACTTGTCATAGAGGCGCGCATGATATGGTCGGCTGCACCTGTGGAAATTCGATGCGGAAGGTCGTGCCCACGCCCACGTCGCTTTCGACGCAAATGTGACCGTCCATTTTCGAGATCACCGACATCACATTGTACAACCCCAACCCCGTGCCTTTCCCGGGAGGTTTGGTGGTGTAGAGTGGTTCAAAGATTTTCGAGAAGGCTTCCTTGGGGATGCCGCACCCCGTATCGCTGACCGAAGCGCTGACCAGTCCGTCCGGCCCGACAGCGGTTTGGAGCGTCAATGTGCCGTGATCCTTGATGGCTTGGACCGCGTTCGTGATCAAATTGACGAAGACATGAAGGAGTTCGTCGGGATTGCCCATCACGCTCGCTTCTTCCGCATACCGTTTGACGACGGTCACGTCCTGGAGCGTCACCGCATAACGGGCGATTCTCAGCGCTTCGTCCAGCTTGGTGTTGAGGTTGACCATGACCTCTTCCCTGGAGCCGTTGCGTCTTGCGTATCGGGTCAGGTCGCGACAGATGGCGCTGGTGCGTTTGACGGCCTCGGTGATGTCGCGGGCCTGTTCATGGACGACCGCGAGGTCCTGCTCCTCTTCCAGATTTTCGGCCAGTCCGAGAATCAACTGCAGCGGATTGTTGATGTCGTGCGCGATACCGGCCGCAAAAGAGCCCAGTCCGGCCAGTTTGTCGGCCTGGAACAATTCAGCTTCCAATTTCGACTGGTGTTGAACGAGTTTCCAGAGCAGTCTGGTGGCGGCTCCGCCGAGGACCTCGGAGCCGGGACGCTTCATGGTGTGGATGAGCGGTTCCATGGATGGGTCGCCGGTCACATCCATGATCAGATTGACGCCATGATTCTGGATGAGATCCTGCACCCGTTCCGCGACCAGCACATTCAGATCTCGCGCCCGCTTGAGTCCGGGAGCCGTCGGATCCTTGTCCGCAATGCCGATGATCTCCACGTCCGGGATTTGATGAAGGAGATCCAGGATCGCGGTTCCGCCTTTTCCGGCGCCGATGATGGCAATTCTCGTCGCACAAAGTTTCATAGTCGCTTCCCGTGATGTGTCAAGAGGTCCGGTCCGAGGCGAGCCTCACCCACTCGCACCTTGCCGTCGGGGAGGCCTGATATGCCTCCCCGACGTGGAGGGTGTGCCGCCGTCTGTCGGCATGGGCGTCACTAGAGCTGGGCAAGCTCCCGCTGTTCCATGGCTCTGGCCACGGCCGTGCGTAGCTTTTCTCCTTCGACCGGTTTCACGAGGTAGTCGACGACGCCGCTTCGTAAGAACGAGGTTGCCATATCGGTGTCGGGGAAGCCGGTCAGGACAATGATCGGCACACGCGGCCATTCCTGCTGGAAGTAGGCAATGGCCTCAACCCCGTTGATCTTCGGCATGCGGATGTCGCAGATGAGGACGTCCAGCAGCAGCCGGTTTTCTCCGGTGTTGATGGCCTCGATGGCTTTTTCCCCGTTCTCCGCCTCGATGACCTCATACCCGGCCTTCTGCAAGGTCATTCGGACGACTTTGCGAATGTCCGGTTCATCATCGACGACGAGCACTCGACCGTTGCAGGCGGACTCACTCATGAAGAAACCCGATTTAAATTCTCCCATGATCCCCTCCTTGATGGTTGTGTCGTTTGTTGTTTGCATCTGCCGTACTTGCTGCTGAGTAACAGCAACACACATGCCAATGAAGGAAGCCTGAAGAAGATCGTGATTTCAGTATGTTAGGAAAAGTAAGTGAGGAGGGGTTCCGGCCTGGTGGTTGAGAACCACCAGGCCGGGTGAAATGCACCACCGGCTTGTCGATCAGATTTGGAACTGGAACGATTCAGCAGGCCGTGGCTGTGGAGCGGACCGGTCGAGACCGGTTCCGATAAAGAGGCGCTATTTAGCCGGGGTGTTGCCGAAGAAATGTAAGTCTTTCTCGCCCCGGAGATGTGCAGGGGTGACGACATATTCTCCGCCCAGGGCCGGGCTCCAGATTTTTTCAGCCGTCACTTTGTCCCCGCCGGTGAAGATAAACCCCATTCCTCCGGCGACCGCGCCGAGCACGGCGACGGCCATTTTGATGCCGCCATAGGGCAGTGTCAGGAAGTAACTTCCCAATCCTTGAATGGCTTCCGACCCGGAACCTGCGGCTGCGGCTGTTCGCACGGACAGGGTCGACTGGCATCCGAGGACAAGCAGTACGGCGCACAGAGTGATCCGTGTCAGGCGGCGGGGGCGACGTGAATGTGGCTGGGCCATGAGTCTTCTCCTTTCATCCTGGATGAGTGCGAGGTCCGGATATGTTTGCGCAATAGCGCAGTGTAGCGGGCTGTCCATCAAATATCCATGCGTTCGACACCCAGGTTGTCCTGCTCAGCAATGAAATCGTCGGTGGTTCAGATTGCCTTCGGCTTCCCGTATGCGTTATTCTCCAGAAAGATGATTACCGCAGAGGCTGTGACCGCATTCATTCGTCAGGTGTTTCCTGATGCTGCCGTGACCGTGATCGACAAGACCGGCACGCAGGACCATTTGATTGTACGGGTGACTTCAGGCGGGTTTCTCGGCAAGAATCTTCTGGACCGACATCGGATGGTATACCAGGCCTTGGCCGCTCCGATGAAAGACGGACGTATCCATGCCTTGGAGATTACCGCCAAGACACCGGAAGAAGTGAACACATAGTAATAGTAGAGGAGGGACAGATGGCTGACCCGATCGAAGAAGAGATTCAGCAAGAAATCAAGGCGAACAAGATTTTGATTTACGGCAAGGGCACCAAAGCCATGCCGATGTGCGGGTTTACGAGGGAGACCATGCACTTTTTCGAAAAATACGGGTATCCCTACGAGCTTATCGACGTGTTGTCCCAGCCCGCCAAACGCGAGGCGTTGACGAAGCTGACGAACTGGCCGACTTTGCCGAAGGTGTTCATCGACGGACAGTTTTACGGCGACACGGATATTCTGGACCCCATGGAAGCCAAGGGCGAAGTGGTGCCGTTGCTGAAGAAGGCGTTCGGAGCTGAATAAGCGCGCTGAGCCGTCGTCCACTCCTCTCTCCAATCCGTAGCCGGCTTTCAGGGGCAGTCGGTTCGATCCCCGTCCGGCATACCAGATCTTCACTCCCTCGAAGTTCGTCGTATGTGCTTGCCCAGATTCCCCCTTGCCGATAGAATCCCTCCTGCGTCCCATGAGTGAGGATCTCCACCCCAAAAGTCCCTTGTGTGTCGATCTTGATGGCACGCTCATCAGGACCGATCTGCTGTGGGAATCGCTGCTGGCGCTGCTGAAGCAGAGTCCGCTCTCGGTCTTTCAGCTTCCCTTCTGGTTGCTGAAAGGCAAAGCCTCTTTCAAGCATGAAATTGCCCGCCGTGTGACGCTCGATGCCAGCGCGCTCCCCTACGACCAGGCTCTGGTCGAGTTTCTCTCCAACGAACGCCGGGCTGGGCGTGAGCTGGTGCTGGCCACAGCCAGTCATGAGAGTTTTGCCCGTGCCGTAGCGGCTCATCTCGGGTTGTTCGATGAGCGGGTGTTCGGGAGCGATGCTTCGACCAATCTCAAAGGCGCACGCAAGGTTGCCCTCCTGGTTGAGCGATACGGGGCTCGCCGCTTTGCCTATGCGGGAAATTCGACCGCCGATTTGCCCGTGTGGGCCGAGGCTAACGAAGCGATCATCGTGAATGCCTCTGCCGGATTGGTGAGCCGCGCGCAAACGCTGACCCCGGTGAGTCGTGTGTTCAGCGAGCCGGTGAAATGGCTGAAGCAGGTGGCCAAGGCCTTGCGCGTACATCAGTGGGCGAAGAATGTGCTGGTGTTTATCCCGGTGGTCGCCTCGCATCAAATCACCAACCGAGCCCTGATGCTGCAGGCCACCCTGGCATTCCTGTCATTCAGTTTCTCAGCGTCTGCCGTCTATATCGTCAATGACTGTCTCGACCTCGCGTCCGACCGCCGGCATCCCCGGAAAAAATACCGTCCCTTTGCTTCCGGCAGCCTCTCGATTCCGTTCGGGCTCCTCTTGGCTGCCGGGTGTCTTGTGGGGGGTATTTTGCTGGCGCTGGCACTGCCCTCGCCATTTCTGCTCGTGCTGGCCGGCTACCTGGTTCTGACGACGGGGTATTCGTTCTATCTGAAACAGTTCGTGCTGCTGGATGTGATTGTGTTGGCCCAACTCTACACCGTGCGGGTATACGGAGGCGGGGCTGCGACGGGGGTGGCTCCCTCCCATTGGCTGCTGACGTTCTCGTTGTTTCTCTTCCTGAGCCTTGCTTTGGTGAAGCGGTTTACCGAACTGCGGCTCACCGGTGAGGCCGAAGGCAAGGAACTGCACGGGCGAGGGTATTGGGTGACGGATCTGGAACATGTGTCGAGTATCGGCACGGCGAGCGGATTGCTGGCGGTGTTGGTGTTGGCACTCTACATCAGTAGTAAAGAAGTGCTGCTGCTGTACACGCATGCGGACGTATTATGGCTGGTCTGTCCGGTGATGCTCTACTGGATCAGTCGGGTCTGGATGCTGGCCTACCGGAATCGAATGGACGACGATCCGGTGGTGTTCGCGGTCAAGGATTCAAAAAGTTATCTCATGGCGGCGATCATCGGAGCCATTCTCTTCTTTGCCAGGTAAACCGTCGAGTCAGATGCCCCATCCGCCGCTGAGGTGCAGGTTGGCGCCGTTAACGTAGCGCGCCTCCTCGCTGAGCAGGTATCGCACGGCCGCGACTGTATCCCCCACGCTCCCGATGTATCCGGCGGGAATTCGTTTGACCACACCGGCCAGTTCATCGGGCGGCGCGCTGCCCGAATCGATGAATCCGGGGGAGATGGCGTTGACGGTAATGCCGTAGGGGGCGAGCAGTTTTGCCAGTGTCCTGGTGAGAATTAACACGCCGGCTTTGGCGATATAGTGCCCCGTCACCTCCGGCTGGGCTACCATCTGGTCCGCGTTGGCCATGCTGAAGTTGATGATGCGTCCCTGCTTCCGTGCCTTCATCCCGGGTGCGACCGCCTGCCCAAGATAAAAAATCGGGTGTAAGTTTCCCTCGAACATTTCACGCCAGCCCGCCGGCGTCTCGTCGAAGAGATTGACGCGGTGATAGGGGCCGGCGCCGTTGATCAGTGCGTCGATTCTTCCCCACCGGCTTTCGACCTGTGAGACCACGTCGCCGGCGGCCTTCGGGTCTGAGACGTCGCACTGCACGGCCAGGGCTTGCCCGCCGCGTGCCCTGATGGCCGCGCTGGTTTCATCCGCGGCTGCGTTGCTGGTGCGGTAGCAGATCGCCACGGACCATTGTTGCGCGGCGAGATCGAGCGCGATGGCGCGGCCGATTCCCTTGGCGCCGCCGGTGATGAGGGCAACTTTATTCGTCATAGGGACTCCGTGAGCAGGCTGTTGAGAAAGTCCGCCAGCGGCGTTCTCGCATCGCGCCGAGGCTCACCGTACGGCACGAGTACGATTCGCCTCTTCGCTTGCTGCGGCCTTGCTGGACGGCCTTTCTGAACAGCCTGCGGGGTATTCCGGTTCTGTCTGTGCATGAGGGGCACAACTCCATTTTCGGGGTCGTTATTTAGTTTGTCGACAAACTATTAGGCCTCACGCGTGCGCAGGCGTTTCGCGAGCAACTCCAGCGTGCCGGCCGTTCGTTGCGAATACACTCGTTCCTGTTTGGGGCGTTTTTTGTCCGCTGCACAATCATCGATCAAGGCGTGAAGGTCGTCGAGGGTGTCCACGTCGCTCCAGGCCGGTAGGAGGGCGGTCTTCAATCCCGCGGCCGCAGCTTTCTGCTGCGTGAGTCCCATGACCTGGTCCGTCGACCAGGGAATATCCGAGAACAGGTCTGGGTGTGGGGCCGTCATGCCGATCAGATAGTAGCCGCCGTCTTTTGCCGGACCGAGGATCAGATCGTGCCGGGTGAGTGACTGCACGGCATCGCGATAATGTGTCAGGGGCAGAGAGGGTACGTCGGTTCCCACCAGGAAAACGTGCCGGTACCCACGGGCAAAGAGCGTGCTGAACGCCTGCGCCATCCTGTCCCCCAGGTTGTCGCCTTGTTGATCGAGGAGCGTGACGCCGTGGCGCGCTTCCATGATTCTGAAAAAGACATGGGTGCTTGAGGGCGCACAGGCCAGAAAGCGATCGACAGGAAGCTTGAACTTATGCACCGCCGCCTTGGTGCGTTCGAGGGTGTCGAGGACGAAGCTGCCGTGAAGTGTGGCGGCTTCGTCTTCGGTCAGGCCCGGGCAGAGGCGTGTTTTGACCTGTCCCGGGATCGGGGCTTTGGCGAAGATCACCAGGGCGGCCGATGCGGGCTGTTTGCGGTCCGACGGGAGAGCACTCATGGGTTTATCTCACAATGCTATAAAAATGTTGGAGTCGATAGGGGCTGACTCCGATCCAGTACAGGAAGCGGAGGGTCCACATCAACAGAATTGTTCGGACGGGGCCGTTCCGTTCCCATCGACGGAAGGCGGTGACGACCTGACTACGCAATGGAGCAAGGCGTCCTGCTCGTTTGAGGCGACGGGAGAACTCGATGTCTTCCATCAGCGGAATCTCCGCAAACCGTCCGGTCCGCTCGAAGACATCCCGTCTGACGAAGAGGGCCTGGTCGCCTGTGGCAATGCCGCTCCAGCGGGAGCGCAGATTCATCATGTGTCCGACGAGTCGGGCTATCGGACGAGGGGAGTCGAAGCGGACGTCGAAGCGTCCGCCGACGCAAGCCTCGTCGGACAGCGCGGTGGAGATGGCCTGCCGGGCGTCGGTGGGGAGGTACGTATCGGCGTGAAGGAACAGGAGCACCTCGCAGCGGCTGCCGGCTACACCGGCGTTGAGCTGGCGCGCGCGCCCCGCGGCCGCCTTCAGAAGACGGATAGTCGGCGAGGCTGGTGCGGGGCCTGAGCAAGGCCTGTTCTGAAGGCGGCCGGCACACGACTCCACAACGGCGCAGGTCTGATCCGAACTGCCGCCGTCCACGACGATGAGCTCGTCGAATCCGAGCGTGGCCGTGTGTGAGAGGGTCTGCCCGATACCGCAGGCTTCGTTGAGAACCGGGATGATGACGGCAATGGTCATCGGTGCGGGAGGAAGAGCGATGAATTCACCGGCCCGATCTCAAGATGGGCAGGGCACGGAGTCTTCAGGTTGCCTGTTTCGGCTCGTTGAACATGAAATACATGACCACGACGACGGTGGACCAGAACACCACCTGCTTATGCCAGAACAGCACTTCGCCATAGTGAAAAAATGCCAGGCTGATCAGAACCGATCCCGCCATCAAGGAGTACCGGATCGTCGGATTTTCGACCACGGCATTGGCCCAGACCGCGATGCCGCTGAAGTAGATCAGCAGGGGCACGACGTTGATCTCGAATCCACCGCTGATAGAGAGGAACACGTCCAAAAAGCCGATGAACATCAAGGCCGTGCCGACCATCATCCCGACGACATGCGTCTGGCGGTCTACATTGCTTTCGTCGTCCGGGCGGTGCAACGGGGGCCTGGACGGACGGGTCGAAGGATCTGGAAGGTCGCTGGGTGGTGCCATGTCTAGGCCTTAAAATGCTTGCTGAGGGTGAGGGCTTGTCGTTGATATGACGAGCCGAGTGCCGTTCCATATACCTGTGTCGGCACCGTGAGCATTCGATCATACACTACTTTGAAGAAGGTTTGCCCGTCATGAATGAGGAACGGCACATCGTGTGGGCGGACTTCCAGGACGACCTGAGTGCCCCGCATCTTGCCGTCTCCGTACCCGAAGCCCGGGTCGAAGAAGCCGGCATAGTGGGTGCGCAGTTCGCCGCAGGCCGCTTCGTAGGCGACCATTTCGGCGGCATACCCAGGCGGGACCCGAATGCGTTCTTTCGACGCCAGGATATAAAACTCCTCCGGTTCCAGGAGGAGGCTGTCTTGCCGGTGCCGTTTCAGCGGTTCCCAGAAGTCCAGGGCCGCATAATGTCCGATTTTGGCCAGATCGATGACATGGCTGTTCTTCTTGG from Nitrospira sp. ND1 includes the following:
- a CDS encoding UbiA family prenyltransferase, whose translation is MSEDLHPKSPLCVDLDGTLIRTDLLWESLLALLKQSPLSVFQLPFWLLKGKASFKHEIARRVTLDASALPYDQALVEFLSNERRAGRELVLATASHESFARAVAAHLGLFDERVFGSDASTNLKGARKVALLVERYGARRFAYAGNSTADLPVWAEANEAIIVNASAGLVSRAQTLTPVSRVFSEPVKWLKQVAKALRVHQWAKNVLVFIPVVASHQITNRALMLQATLAFLSFSFSASAVYIVNDCLDLASDRRHPRKKYRPFASGSLSIPFGLLLAAGCLVGGILLALALPSPFLLVLAGYLVLTTGYSFYLKQFVLLDVIVLAQLYTVRVYGGGAATGVAPSHWLLTFSLFLFLSLALVKRFTELRLTGEAEGKELHGRGYWVTDLEHVSSIGTASGLLAVLVLALYISSKEVLLLYTHADVLWLVCPVMLYWISRVWMLAYRNRMDDDPVVFAVKDSKSYLMAAIIGAILFFAR
- a CDS encoding ATP-binding protein, translating into MKLCATRIAIIGAGKGGTAILDLLHQIPDVEIIGIADKDPTAPGLKRARDLNVLVAERVQDLIQNHGVNLIMDVTGDPSMEPLIHTMKRPGSEVLGGAATRLLWKLVQHQSKLEAELFQADKLAGLGSFAAGIAHDINNPLQLILGLAENLEEEQDLAVVHEQARDITEAVKRTSAICRDLTRYARRNGSREEVMVNLNTKLDEALRIARYAVTLQDVTVVKRYAEEASVMGNPDELLHVFVNLITNAVQAIKDHGTLTLQTAVGPDGLVSASVSDTGCGIPKEAFSKIFEPLYTTKPPGKGTGLGLYNVMSVISKMDGHICVESDVGVGTTFRIEFPQVQPTISCAPL
- a CDS encoding TIGR04282 family arsenosugar biosynthesis glycosyltransferase → MSALPSDRKQPASAALVIFAKAPIPGQVKTRLCPGLTEDEAATLHGSFVLDTLERTKAAVHKFKLPVDRFLACAPSSTHVFFRIMEARHGVTLLDQQGDNLGDRMAQAFSTLFARGYRHVFLVGTDVPSLPLTHYRDAVQSLTRHDLILGPAKDGGYYLIGMTAPHPDLFSDIPWSTDQVMGLTQQKAAAAGLKTALLPAWSDVDTLDDLHALIDDCAADKKRPKQERVYSQRTAGTLELLAKRLRTREA
- a CDS encoding response regulator translates to MGEFKSGFFMSESACNGRVLVVDDEPDIRKVVRMTLQKAGYEVIEAENGEKAIEAINTGENRLLLDVLICDIRMPKINGVEAIAYFQQEWPRVPIIVLTGFPDTDMATSFLRSGVVDYLVKPVEGEKLRTAVARAMEQRELAQL
- a CDS encoding TIGR04283 family arsenosugar biosynthesis glycosyltransferase codes for the protein MTIAVIIPVLNEACGIGQTLSHTATLGFDELIVVDGGSSDQTCAVVESCAGRLQNRPCSGPAPASPTIRLLKAAAGRARQLNAGVAGSRCEVLLFLHADTYLPTDARQAISTALSDEACVGGRFDVRFDSPRPIARLVGHMMNLRSRWSGIATGDQALFVRRDVFERTGRFAEIPLMEDIEFSRRLKRAGRLAPLRSQVVTAFRRWERNGPVRTILLMWTLRFLYWIGVSPYRLQHFYSIVR
- a CDS encoding SDR family NAD(P)-dependent oxidoreductase gives rise to the protein MTNKVALITGGAKGIGRAIALDLAAQQWSVAICYRTSNAAADETSAAIRARGGQALAVQCDVSDPKAAGDVVSQVESRWGRIDALINGAGPYHRVNLFDETPAGWREMFEGNLHPIFYLGQAVAPGMKARKQGRIINFSMANADQMVAQPEVTGHYIAKAGVLILTRTLAKLLAPYGITVNAISPGFIDSGSAPPDELAGVVKRIPAGYIGSVGDTVAAVRYLLSEEARYVNGANLHLSGGWGI
- a CDS encoding glutaredoxin; its protein translation is MADPIEEEIQQEIKANKILIYGKGTKAMPMCGFTRETMHFFEKYGYPYELIDVLSQPAKREALTKLTNWPTLPKVFIDGQFYGDTDILDPMEAKGEVVPLLKKAFGAE
- a CDS encoding BolA/IbaG family iron-sulfur metabolism protein, with protein sequence MVQIAFGFPYALFSRKMITAEAVTAFIRQVFPDAAVTVIDKTGTQDHLIVRVTSGGFLGKNLLDRHRMVYQALAAPMKDGRIHALEITAKTPEEVNT